From the genome of Gracilibacillus salitolerans, one region includes:
- a CDS encoding carbohydrate ABC transporter substrate-binding protein has translation MILNESENKMWKKSKRLLLLFLLSVVLFGCSNNESSNNDQGSETDSESNGESEVLDIAVFEGAYGSDYWTAVADKFMEDNPEIQINIESNPKIGDLIRPKIVAGNPPDLIYLNAADPSGVTQGLIDEKGIEEITDLFDREVPGEDVTIKEKLIDGALKSKFMAPYGDGKVYLAPYNYNLMGLWYNKKLFENEGLSIPETWDEFFSYTDVGEENDRALFTYQGIHPGYLEEIIVPAIYDRGGQKSLDQFLNYDPEFWKTDVALDVLSIFEQISSTENGLMEGTIALNHTQSQTSFMQGDAMFIPNGNWFETEMEDAPTEDPFEFGFMGVPSFESGNTLTAQTSIEQIYIPKNSDNKELAKDFLAYLYTDESIILNGEKAHGAMAVNGAVELVEDYITTSSYNAYKQAEEGEIYPVSSSFAALPSGSNININDEVYKPAVEVLSGDSTAQEWADKLYEIYLQIQEDMED, from the coding sequence ATGATTTTAAATGAAAGCGAAAACAAAATGTGGAAGAAGTCAAAGAGGTTATTATTACTTTTTCTGCTTAGCGTTGTTCTTTTTGGTTGCAGCAATAACGAAAGTAGTAATAATGACCAAGGATCAGAAACGGATTCAGAGAGTAATGGAGAGTCAGAAGTATTAGATATTGCCGTATTTGAAGGCGCCTATGGTAGTGATTACTGGACAGCTGTTGCAGATAAATTTATGGAAGATAACCCTGAAATTCAAATTAATATCGAATCGAATCCTAAAATTGGTGATCTGATTCGACCTAAGATTGTAGCAGGGAACCCCCCTGATTTAATCTATCTTAATGCTGCAGACCCATCTGGTGTAACTCAGGGACTTATAGATGAAAAAGGTATTGAAGAAATTACAGATCTATTTGACAGGGAAGTCCCGGGAGAAGATGTAACGATAAAAGAGAAGCTCATAGATGGTGCATTGAAATCGAAATTTATGGCACCTTACGGAGATGGAAAAGTGTACCTCGCACCTTATAATTATAATTTAATGGGATTATGGTATAACAAGAAATTATTTGAAAATGAAGGTCTCAGTATTCCCGAAACGTGGGATGAATTCTTTAGTTACACAGATGTAGGGGAAGAAAACGATCGCGCATTGTTTACTTATCAAGGGATTCATCCAGGATACTTGGAAGAAATCATTGTGCCAGCGATTTACGACCGTGGTGGTCAGAAGTCATTAGACCAGTTTTTAAACTATGATCCTGAATTTTGGAAAACAGATGTTGCCTTAGATGTATTAAGTATTTTTGAACAAATTAGTTCGACAGAGAATGGGCTTATGGAAGGTACTATTGCCTTAAATCATACACAGTCACAAACTTCATTTATGCAAGGTGATGCCATGTTTATTCCAAATGGCAACTGGTTTGAAACTGAAATGGAAGATGCCCCTACAGAAGACCCTTTTGAATTTGGTTTTATGGGTGTTCCATCTTTCGAAAGTGGTAATACATTAACTGCACAAACTTCTATTGAACAAATTTATATTCCAAAAAATTCAGACAACAAAGAGCTTGCAAAGGATTTCCTTGCTTATCTTTACACAGATGAAAGTATTATTTTAAATGGAGAAAAAGCCCATGGGGCTATGGCTGTTAATGGTGCTGTAGAGTTGGTGGAGGATTATATTACAACATCCTCTTATAATGCTTATAAACAAGCTGAAGAAGGTGAAATTTACCCAGTAAGTTCTTCATTTGCTGCGCTACCTAGTGGAAGCAATATTAATATCAATGACGAGGTTTATAAGCCTGCGGTTGAAGTATTAAGCGGAGATTCTACCGCTCAGGAATGGGCAGATAAACTTTATGAAATTTACCTGCAAATTCAAGAGGATATGGAAGATTAG